One Baekduia alba genomic window, CTCGTCTTCCGCCAGCCGATCGTCGAGGCGATCGTGATGGCGTCGACCGTCGCGGCGATCACCGACTCCATCACGATCGGCTTCGGCGTCCTGCAGCTGGCGCTGCGCGACCCGGTCTGGCTCGCGAAGCAGCTCGGCACGCTTGCCCATCTCTCGGGCGACCGCATCGAGGTCGGCGTCGGGCTCGGCGGCGAGAACCCCGCCGAGTGGCTCGCCGCGCGCGTGCCGCCGTCAGAGCGGGTCGGCCGCACCGCCGAGCTCATGAAGCTGATGCCGGCCCTGCTCTCCGGCCAGCCCGTGACGCACAGCGGGCGCTACTACTCGCTCGACGTGCCGGCGCTGCGCCCCGCGCCTGAGCGGACCCCGACGTTGTGGATGGGCGGTCGCAGCGAGGGCGCGCTGCGCCGCGCGGCGCGACTCGCCGACGGGTGGCTCGGGCTGTGGGTGGACGAGGCGCGGCTGGCCAGGAGCGTTGCGGACATGGCGGCGCTGGCCGCCGAGGCGGATCGACCGGCGCCGGCGACGGCGCTGGTCGTGCCCGTGATCGTCCAGCCCGATCCGGCCGTCGCCGAGCAGGAGCTCACGCGCTTCGTCGCGATGCAGTACGGCGGCGACTACCA contains:
- a CDS encoding LLM class flavin-dependent oxidoreductase → MLPVQDFGDGFAPSLAMARESERLGFDSVWIGDHLVFRQPIVEAIVMASTVAAITDSITIGFGVLQLALRDPVWLAKQLGTLAHLSGDRIEVGVGLGGENPAEWLAARVPPSERVGRTAELMKLMPALLSGQPVTHSGRYYSLDVPALRPAPERTPTLWMGGRSEGALRRAARLADGWLGLWVDEARLARSVADMAALAAEADRPAPATALVVPVIVQPDPAVAEQELTRFVAMQYGGDYQRFARWCVSGSVDAVAERLSRLAAAGATGFVLMPAARDPLADLEPLAAVRAAIRG